The Metabacillus schmidteae genome has a segment encoding these proteins:
- a CDS encoding sugar ABC transporter substrate-binding protein, whose amino-acid sequence MKSYKKYAGIFSTIALSLALVACGPQESSQEGSTPKEANTNKEYDLLVWEDIEKAAGIEDAVAKFEEEHDVTVKVVEKAYAQQIEDLRLDGPAGTGPDVLTMPGDQIGTAVTEGLIKELDVPEDVQSIYTEVAMQSQKVDNKVYGLPKAVETTMLYYNKDLVSDEELPTTLDEWYELSKEMTDGEKYGFLALFDQIYYAQSVMSGYGGYIFGTDENGSFNGSDLGLNNEGSVEGAQYIQKFYQEGLFPAGIIGEQGINVLESLFTEGKAAAIISGPWNIDPFTKAGVNFGVAKLPELANGENMSSFVGVKSYNVSSYSQNAELAEEFVEFLTNEENSKTRFEVTKEVPAVQALADDPVVAESEAARAVAEQSQFAELTPNIPEMNEVWTPADAALQTIATGKAQPKEALDQAVETIQGQIQAKHGGK is encoded by the coding sequence AATACAAATAAAGAGTATGATTTACTAGTTTGGGAGGATATTGAGAAAGCGGCTGGAATTGAAGATGCTGTTGCGAAGTTCGAAGAAGAACATGATGTAACAGTAAAAGTTGTTGAAAAAGCATATGCTCAACAAATCGAAGACCTACGTTTAGATGGTCCAGCAGGCACAGGTCCGGATGTTTTAACAATGCCTGGTGATCAAATTGGTACAGCAGTAACAGAAGGTCTTATTAAAGAATTGGACGTTCCTGAAGATGTTCAATCAATTTATACAGAGGTTGCGATGCAATCACAAAAAGTTGATAACAAGGTTTATGGATTACCAAAAGCAGTAGAAACAACAATGCTTTATTACAATAAAGATCTTGTCTCAGATGAAGAATTACCAACAACTTTAGATGAGTGGTATGAGCTATCTAAAGAAATGACAGATGGAGAAAAATATGGATTCCTGGCATTATTCGATCAGATTTATTATGCACAAAGCGTTATGAGCGGATATGGCGGATACATCTTTGGTACTGATGAAAACGGTTCATTTAATGGTTCGGATCTTGGCTTGAATAATGAAGGTTCTGTCGAAGGAGCTCAATATATTCAAAAGTTCTATCAAGAAGGTCTATTCCCGGCAGGTATTATTGGTGAGCAAGGAATTAACGTATTAGAGTCATTATTTACAGAAGGTAAAGCAGCTGCGATTATCTCAGGTCCTTGGAATATTGATCCATTCACAAAAGCTGGGGTTAACTTTGGAGTAGCCAAATTACCAGAGTTAGCAAATGGTGAAAACATGAGTTCATTTGTTGGAGTGAAAAGCTACAATGTGAGCAGCTATTCACAAAATGCAGAGCTAGCTGAAGAATTTGTAGAGTTTCTTACAAACGAAGAAAACTCAAAAACTCGCTTTGAAGTAACAAAAGAAGTTCCGGCTGTACAAGCTTTAGCAGATGATCCAGTTGTAGCGGAAAGTGAAGCAGCACGTGCTGTAGCAGAACAATCTCAATTTGCAGAATTAACACCAAACATCCCTGAAATGAATGAAGTTTGGACACCTGCAGATGCAGCATTACAAACAATAGCAACAGGTAAAGCACAACCAAAAGAGGCATTAGATCAAGCTGTTGAAACGATTCAAGGGCAAATTCAAGCCAAGCATGGCGGTAAATAA
- a CDS encoding sugar ABC transporter permease, which translates to MQHRRIALLLSIIPGLGQFYNKQWIKGLMFLILGVSFFVVFGDLLNMGFWGIFTLGTEVPRDNSVFLLAEGIIALIVTCFGLAVYYLNLRDAFKNGKLRDENKELSSLKEQYHNLISQGYPYVISGPSLFILIFAVIFPILFSFALAFTNYDLYHSPPANLADWVGLQTFAEIFTVDIWRATFFDVLSWTIIWTLVASTLQVSLGIFLAVLVNQKDIRFKRFFRTILVLPWAVPGFVTILIFAGLFNDSFGAVNNDILAAFGIDAIPWLTDANWSRVALILMQGWLGFPYIFIVTTGVLQSIPDDLYEAATIDGASMLAKFKNITLPMILIAMAPIIITQYTFNFNNFNIIYLFNGGGPAVPGSTAGGTDILVSWIYKLTMQSSQYSLAAALTILLSVFVIAIALWQFRRTNSFKEGA; encoded by the coding sequence GTGCAACATCGTAGAATAGCCTTACTATTATCAATCATTCCGGGCCTTGGCCAATTCTATAATAAGCAGTGGATAAAAGGTCTTATGTTCCTTATTCTTGGGGTATCATTCTTTGTTGTATTCGGTGATTTGCTGAATATGGGATTTTGGGGCATATTTACTTTAGGTACAGAGGTACCGCGTGATAACTCTGTGTTTCTTTTGGCAGAAGGGATAATTGCATTGATTGTTACATGCTTTGGTCTAGCTGTTTATTATCTTAACTTACGTGACGCATTTAAAAATGGTAAATTACGTGATGAAAACAAAGAGTTAAGTTCTTTAAAAGAGCAGTACCATAATCTGATTTCACAAGGATATCCTTATGTGATTAGTGGTCCATCTCTGTTTATCTTAATCTTTGCGGTTATTTTCCCTATTCTTTTTAGTTTTGCATTAGCATTTACAAACTACGACTTATATCACTCTCCACCTGCTAATCTAGCAGATTGGGTAGGCTTACAAACCTTTGCTGAAATTTTCACAGTTGATATTTGGCGTGCAACGTTCTTTGATGTATTATCCTGGACGATTATTTGGACGTTGGTAGCTTCTACACTTCAGGTAAGCTTAGGTATTTTCTTGGCAGTATTAGTGAATCAAAAAGACATTCGTTTCAAAAGATTCTTCCGAACAATCTTAGTATTGCCTTGGGCCGTACCTGGATTTGTGACAATTCTCATTTTTGCCGGTTTATTTAATGATAGCTTTGGTGCAGTGAATAATGATATTCTTGCTGCATTTGGAATCGACGCAATTCCATGGTTAACAGATGCAAACTGGTCAAGAGTAGCTCTTATCTTAATGCAGGGATGGTTGGGTTTCCCTTATATTTTTATCGTAACAACTGGTGTCCTTCAATCAATCCCTGATGATTTATATGAAGCAGCAACAATTGATGGAGCATCAATGCTAGCGAAATTTAAAAATATTACATTGCCAATGATTTTAATCGCTATGGCACCAATTATCATTACACAATATACTTTTAACTTTAATAACTTTAATATTATTTATCTATTTAATGGCGGAGGTCCTGCGGTTCCTGGATCAACAGCTGGTGGAACAGATATATTAGTTTCTTGGATTTACAAATTGACAATGCAGTCAAGTCAATATTCATTAGCAGCAGCATTAACAATTCTTTTATCAGTCTTTGTCATTGCGATCGCGCTATGGCAATTCAGAAGAACCAATTCATTTAAAGAGGGGGCTTAA
- a CDS encoding sugar ABC transporter permease yields the protein MLTNMKRKKSISLLISYTILALMAVIIIYPLLWTVGASFNPGNSLISTSIIPKNPTLDHYKELFAGKESLQYGQWYLNSLKISVFTMIGTILSVSFTAYAFSRFRFKGRKNALTLFLLLQMIPQFSALIALFVLAQILGMMNSHWLLILLYIGGQIPMNTYLMKGYMDSIPRDLDESAMIDGASNTRIFWQIIMPLSRPMIAVVAMNGFTGPLGDFVLSSTILRSPEAYTLPIGLYNLVNDVMGASYTTFAAGAILISIPIAIIFILLQKNFVSGLTAGGTKG from the coding sequence ATGCTGACAAACATGAAGAGAAAAAAATCAATCAGTCTCCTAATTTCATACACAATTTTAGCATTAATGGCGGTTATCATCATTTATCCCTTACTTTGGACAGTTGGTGCAAGCTTCAATCCTGGTAATAGTTTAATTAGTACATCAATCATACCGAAAAATCCGACTTTGGATCACTATAAAGAATTGTTTGCAGGAAAAGAAAGCTTGCAATATGGACAGTGGTATTTAAATTCCTTGAAAATTAGTGTCTTTACAATGATAGGAACAATTCTAAGTGTTTCGTTTACTGCTTATGCCTTTTCACGGTTTCGTTTTAAAGGAAGAAAAAATGCATTAACGTTATTTCTATTACTGCAGATGATTCCGCAATTTTCAGCGTTAATTGCATTATTTGTCCTTGCACAGATTTTAGGAATGATGAATAGCCATTGGTTATTAATCCTTCTTTATATTGGTGGGCAAATCCCAATGAATACGTATTTGATGAAAGGCTATATGGATTCGATTCCAAGAGATTTAGATGAAAGTGCCATGATCGATGGGGCGAGCAATACAAGAATCTTCTGGCAAATCATCATGCCATTATCAAGACCAATGATAGCAGTTGTTGCAATGAATGGATTCACTGGTCCTTTAGGAGATTTTGTTCTTTCTTCTACAATTTTGAGATCTCCTGAAGCTTACACATTACCGATCGGTCTATATAACTTAGTTAACGATGTCATGGGTGCAAGCTATACGACGTTTGCTGCTGGAGCTATTTTAATCAGTATCCCAATTGCCATTATCTTTATTCTTTTACAAAAGAACTTTGTATCAGGTTTAACAGCAGGTGGAACAAAAGGGTAA
- a CDS encoding beta-galactosidase, whose amino-acid sequence MMSQLEKTYTTKANFMLHGGDYNPDQWLDRPDILADDIELMKLSHTNTFSVGIFAWSALEPEEGVYNFEWLDQIFENIHGIGGRLILATPSGARPAWMSQKYPEVLRVNGSRVKQLHGGRHNHCFTSEVYREKTQQMNRLLAERYGNHPGLLMWHISNEFGGECHCHKCQRAFRNWLKEKYNNDLKTLNDAWWGPFWSHTYSDWSQIESPSSIGESAVHGLNLDWRRFVTDQTIDFYKNEIVPLRELTPQIPITTNFMADTFDLIPFQSLDYSKFAKHLDVISWDAYPAWHNDWESTADLAMKVGFINDLYRSLKQQPFLLMESTPSGVNWHEVNKAKRPGMHLLSSMQMISHGSDSVLYFQWRKSRGSSEKFHGAVVDHDNSSENRVFKEVAKVGQTLEKLSDVVGTNRPADVAILYDWESNWAINDAQGYGLKTKQYPQTLQQHYRSFWEKDIPVDVITKEQDFADYKLLIVPMLYLVSEETISRLKTYVQNGGKLVMTYISGIVNEYDLTYLGGWHKDLQEMFGMKPVETDTLYPKDRNRVTYRNQSYELKDYATVIDVNTATVDGTYEEDFYATTPAVTSHKFGEGASYYIGGRLDSQFHHDFYQELIDELQLKPVHTVKHGKGVSVQVRQAPESDYLFVMNFTEEKQPISLDYKVKDLVSGEEVKGDLTLGVYEVRILEKSK is encoded by the coding sequence ATTATGTCACAGCTTGAAAAAACTTATACGACAAAAGCAAACTTCATGCTACATGGAGGGGATTATAATCCTGATCAATGGTTAGATAGACCTGATATTCTGGCAGATGATATAGAATTAATGAAGCTTTCACATACAAATACGTTTTCAGTCGGTATTTTTGCATGGAGTGCACTTGAGCCTGAAGAAGGTGTTTATAATTTTGAATGGTTAGATCAAATTTTCGAAAACATTCATGGTATCGGAGGTCGTCTCATCTTAGCAACTCCGAGTGGAGCTCGACCTGCGTGGATGTCTCAGAAATATCCTGAGGTTTTACGTGTGAATGGCAGCAGGGTGAAACAGCTTCATGGTGGCAGACATAATCACTGTTTTACTTCTGAAGTTTACCGTGAGAAAACACAGCAGATGAATCGTTTGTTGGCTGAAAGATACGGTAATCATCCTGGCTTGTTGATGTGGCATATCTCAAATGAATTTGGTGGAGAATGTCATTGTCACAAATGTCAACGTGCTTTTCGCAATTGGCTGAAAGAGAAATATAACAATGACCTTAAAACATTAAACGATGCATGGTGGGGACCATTCTGGAGTCATACGTACAGCGATTGGTCACAAATTGAATCACCGTCTTCTATTGGTGAAAGTGCAGTACATGGCTTGAATTTAGATTGGCGTCGATTTGTAACAGATCAAACTATTGATTTTTATAAAAATGAAATTGTGCCGTTAAGAGAACTTACACCTCAGATTCCAATTACAACGAACTTTATGGCTGATACATTCGATCTAATTCCTTTCCAGTCACTTGATTATAGTAAGTTCGCCAAACATTTAGATGTCATCAGCTGGGATGCATATCCCGCTTGGCATAACGATTGGGAAAGCACGGCGGATTTAGCAATGAAAGTAGGTTTCATTAATGACTTATACAGAAGCTTAAAGCAACAACCGTTTTTATTAATGGAATCAACGCCAAGCGGTGTTAACTGGCATGAAGTGAATAAAGCAAAACGACCAGGAATGCACTTGCTCTCCTCTATGCAAATGATTTCACATGGTTCTGATAGTGTATTGTATTTCCAATGGAGAAAGTCGCGCGGATCATCCGAGAAATTCCACGGTGCTGTTGTTGATCATGACAATAGCTCAGAAAACCGTGTATTTAAAGAAGTTGCTAAGGTGGGGCAAACACTGGAAAAGCTATCTGATGTAGTTGGAACAAATCGACCGGCAGATGTTGCCATCCTTTACGATTGGGAAAGTAATTGGGCCATCAATGATGCGCAAGGATACGGCTTGAAAACAAAGCAGTATCCACAAACATTACAGCAGCATTATCGTTCATTCTGGGAAAAAGATATCCCTGTGGATGTTATTACAAAGGAACAGGATTTTGCTGATTATAAATTGTTAATTGTCCCAATGCTTTATTTAGTAAGTGAAGAAACAATTTCACGCTTGAAAACATATGTACAAAATGGCGGCAAATTAGTCATGACCTATATTAGCGGTATTGTGAATGAGTATGATCTCACGTACTTAGGCGGATGGCACAAAGATTTACAAGAAATGTTTGGAATGAAGCCTGTTGAAACAGATACGTTATATCCAAAGGATCGTAACCGTGTCACATATCGTAATCAGTCATATGAGTTGAAGGATTATGCAACTGTAATTGATGTGAATACAGCAACAGTAGATGGAACATATGAAGAAGATTTCTATGCAACGACACCTGCTGTAACAAGCCATAAGTTTGGTGAAGGTGCATCCTACTATATTGGAGGAAGATTAGATTCTCAATTCCATCATGATTTTTACCAAGAGCTAATAGATGAACTGCAGCTTAAACCTGTTCATACAGTAAAACATGGTAAAGGTGTATCTGTGCAAGTAAGGCAGGCACCTGAAAGTGATTACCTATTTGTAATGAACTTTACTGAAGAGAAACAACCTATCAGTCTTGATTATAAGGTTAAGGACTTGGTGAGTGGTGAAGAAGTCAAAGGTGATCTGACTCTGGGTGTATATGAAGTAAGAATCCTGGAAAAATCTAAGTGA
- a CDS encoding glycosyl hydrolase 53 family protein produces MKRKRMLLSIFLAIIMILSTLPLQIGVAATEEPNLLKNGGFETDIWDGNTWIVDHIDWEQAEVIHFPYSDDSYITSQEGQYAFKYWIKDTATGDQTLTVKQSIDSLPAGSYKLTVSAMGGEGSEAADITLFAGEQKMESVATKGYNNWDTITYLFELTEETKNVAIGATIKGAQNAWGYLDQFQLSSQDVSSEPVEADIFVEKVDGLSDDFIKGVDVSSLISLEESGVTFKNEAGEQQDIFQTMNEAGVNYVRVRIWNDPYDSEGRGYGGGNNDLDKAIEIGKKATANGMKLLVDFHYSDFWADPAKQQAPKAWQNLSFEDKKNAVYTYTKESLQSLLDAGIDVGMVQVGNETTGGFVGETNWANMSELFNQGSKAIREVDSTILVALHFTNPETAGRYSTIAETLDENNVDYDVFASSYYPFWHGTLDNLTSVLKNVAETYGKKVMVAETSYTYTAEDGDGHANTAPKDSGQTLNYPITVQGQAAAVRDVIEAVANVGKAGIGVFYWEPAWIPVGINLEQNKMKWERDGSGWATSYAAEYDPEDAGHWYGGSAVDNQALFDFEGKPLPSLNVFKYVNTGAKAPLEIDGIKDIAIQAALGEEITLPDHVTVTYNDGTEGTAAVTWDQTALTQAINNGVGTYVIKGEVEGGGTVEANLQINPRNFVLNPSFEDADRSMWKFIQKDESSLRVTYQQKASDAKSGEYAVHFYSDEAVDFKVEQTIVGLEPGYYNLSMFIQGGDAEESNMYLYAKTSSENLSEETAVNGWVNWSNPKIEEILVTDGTLTIGANIEAGPGAWGTLDDFYLSKVRDYEEETEVEVDPLPEEENSTPNQPKPVVDTDNVVEPNNDKNESENNEANSLGQTEKQTETNEKGKPLPETATNAFNMLVVGVVLIGVGVLAIGLIRRKGLVK; encoded by the coding sequence ATGAAAAGAAAAAGAATGTTGTTATCAATATTTTTAGCCATTATTATGATTTTGAGTACACTACCCCTTCAGATAGGTGTCGCAGCAACAGAGGAACCGAATCTTTTAAAAAATGGAGGATTTGAAACAGATATTTGGGATGGCAACACATGGATTGTAGATCATATAGATTGGGAGCAAGCTGAGGTTATCCATTTTCCTTATTCTGATGATTCCTATATTACTAGTCAAGAAGGACAATACGCATTTAAATATTGGATCAAAGACACTGCAACAGGAGATCAAACATTAACAGTGAAACAATCAATTGACTCATTACCGGCAGGAAGCTACAAGCTAACTGTTAGTGCAATGGGTGGTGAAGGGTCTGAAGCTGCCGATATTACATTATTCGCAGGAGAACAAAAGATGGAATCAGTTGCAACGAAAGGCTATAACAATTGGGACACAATTACATACTTATTTGAATTAACAGAGGAAACAAAGAATGTAGCAATCGGCGCTACGATTAAAGGTGCCCAGAATGCTTGGGGGTACTTAGATCAATTCCAACTTAGCTCACAGGATGTTTCGAGCGAACCTGTCGAAGCGGATATATTTGTGGAAAAAGTGGATGGATTAAGCGATGACTTCATTAAAGGCGTAGACGTTTCCAGCCTTATTTCATTAGAAGAAAGTGGAGTGACGTTCAAAAATGAAGCTGGAGAACAGCAGGACATTTTTCAAACGATGAATGAAGCTGGTGTGAACTATGTCCGCGTAAGAATTTGGAACGACCCTTATGACTCTGAAGGTCGTGGCTATGGTGGCGGAAATAATGATTTAGATAAAGCGATTGAAATTGGAAAAAAAGCTACAGCAAACGGAATGAAGCTGTTAGTGGATTTCCATTACTCTGATTTTTGGGCTGATCCTGCCAAGCAACAAGCACCAAAGGCATGGCAGAATTTAAGTTTTGAAGATAAAAAGAATGCGGTTTATACCTATACGAAGGAGAGTCTTCAATCCTTATTGGACGCAGGCATTGATGTAGGAATGGTTCAAGTTGGAAATGAAACAACAGGTGGGTTTGTTGGAGAAACAAATTGGGCAAACATGAGTGAATTGTTCAATCAAGGTAGTAAAGCGATTCGAGAAGTGGATTCAACTATTTTAGTAGCTTTACATTTTACAAATCCTGAAACGGCGGGAAGATATAGCACGATTGCAGAAACACTTGATGAAAACAATGTTGATTATGATGTATTCGCTAGTTCTTATTATCCGTTTTGGCATGGGACGTTGGATAATTTAACATCGGTTTTAAAAAATGTAGCAGAAACATACGGCAAAAAAGTAATGGTGGCCGAAACTTCGTATACGTACACAGCTGAAGATGGAGACGGTCATGCAAACACGGCACCGAAGGATTCGGGGCAAACATTGAATTATCCAATTACTGTCCAAGGACAAGCTGCTGCTGTACGAGATGTAATTGAAGCAGTCGCAAATGTTGGAAAAGCGGGTATTGGTGTTTTTTATTGGGAACCAGCTTGGATTCCTGTTGGTATAAATCTGGAGCAAAATAAAATGAAATGGGAAAGAGATGGTTCCGGCTGGGCTACGAGCTATGCTGCTGAATATGATCCGGAAGATGCAGGTCACTGGTACGGAGGTAGTGCGGTTGATAACCAAGCATTATTTGATTTTGAAGGCAAACCATTACCATCATTAAATGTGTTTAAATACGTAAATACAGGGGCAAAAGCACCTCTTGAGATAGATGGGATAAAAGACATTGCAATCCAAGCTGCTTTAGGGGAAGAGATTACTCTACCGGATCATGTAACTGTTACCTATAACGATGGAACCGAAGGAACTGCAGCTGTTACTTGGGATCAAACTGCATTAACACAAGCAATCAATAACGGTGTTGGCACGTATGTAATAAAAGGAGAGGTTGAAGGTGGAGGAACAGTAGAGGCAAATCTCCAAATCAATCCGAGAAATTTTGTTTTAAATCCAAGTTTTGAAGATGCGGATCGCAGCATGTGGAAGTTCATTCAAAAAGATGAATCCTCTCTTCGAGTAACCTACCAGCAAAAAGCTTCAGATGCAAAGTCTGGGGAATATGCTGTTCACTTTTACTCTGATGAAGCAGTTGATTTCAAAGTTGAACAAACGATTGTTGGATTGGAGCCAGGCTATTACAACCTCTCTATGTTTATACAGGGGGGCGATGCTGAAGAGTCAAATATGTATCTCTATGCTAAGACAAGTAGTGAGAATTTAAGTGAGGAGACAGCTGTAAATGGCTGGGTGAATTGGAGTAATCCTAAAATCGAGGAGATTTTAGTAACCGATGGCACACTAACAATCGGAGCGAATATTGAAGCAGGCCCAGGAGCATGGGGAACATTAGATGATTTCTATCTATCTAAAGTAAGAGATTATGAAGAGGAAACAGAGGTAGAGGTAGATCCTCTTCCTGAAGAAGAGAACTCAACTCCAAACCAGCCTAAGCCAGTCGTTGATACTGATAACGTAGTAGAACCGAATAATGATAAAAATGAATCGGAGAATAATGAAGCTAACTCTCTTGGTCAAACAGAAAAACAAACTGAAACAAATGAAAAAGGCAAGCCACTGCCTGAAACAGCAACAAATGCGTTTAACATGCTTGTGGTAGGAGTAGTTTTGATTGGTGTAGGTGTATTGGCAATCGGATTAATTAGAAGAAAAGGCCTCGTAAAATAA
- a CDS encoding ATP-binding protein: MNRSGQIILVLISVLFTAYQTVVGQEPFFTVDFFIFTSIAFLVGRQYDLAKFYAKKAKLQDESYKKLVDTFPESIIIHKNNKVCYVNHATVKMVGARTKEELIDQSILDFIVPKYKARAEERIKISKREKSPLSNIEYELIRIDGTTFFFEGTSISISYGTSEATLTIGKDITEKKHQTEKLLLKSEKLALLGQMAAGIAHEIRNPLTSIKGFIQLFKSNHLQEEYYNIVLSELDRINAIVGEFLVLSKPSASIFVEKDLNELIKDVITLMSTQSILNNVQIFAEFDSNLPQICCEEAQLKQVFLNLFKNAIEAMPDGGNIHLKLKENEKGAILIQVIDEGVGIPPERIPTLGEPFYTTKEKGTGLGLMTCYKIIESHKGELSIHSEVNKGTTIEILIPTMTQPLLKRELV, encoded by the coding sequence ATGAATCGATCAGGACAAATTATTCTGGTGTTAATATCGGTATTGTTTACAGCCTATCAAACAGTTGTGGGACAGGAACCATTTTTTACAGTGGATTTTTTTATTTTTACTTCTATTGCTTTTTTAGTAGGAAGACAGTATGATCTTGCAAAGTTCTATGCAAAGAAGGCAAAGTTGCAGGATGAAAGCTATAAAAAGCTGGTCGATACTTTTCCGGAATCAATTATTATTCATAAGAATAATAAAGTTTGTTATGTAAACCATGCAACAGTGAAGATGGTCGGTGCCAGGACAAAGGAAGAGTTAATTGATCAATCTATCCTTGATTTTATTGTTCCAAAGTACAAAGCCCGTGCTGAGGAACGAATCAAGATTAGCAAAAGAGAGAAGTCTCCATTGAGTAATATCGAATATGAATTAATAAGAATAGACGGAACAACATTTTTCTTTGAAGGAACTTCTATAAGTATTTCATATGGAACAAGTGAGGCAACTCTAACAATTGGTAAGGATATTACAGAAAAGAAACATCAAACAGAAAAGCTTCTTCTAAAATCTGAAAAATTGGCTTTGTTAGGGCAAATGGCTGCTGGAATTGCCCATGAAATTCGAAATCCTCTTACATCAATAAAGGGATTTATTCAGCTGTTTAAATCGAATCATCTTCAGGAAGAATATTATAATATTGTGCTGTCAGAGCTTGATCGCATAAATGCGATAGTCGGAGAATTCCTTGTTCTTTCAAAACCAAGTGCTTCCATATTTGTTGAAAAGGATCTTAATGAGTTAATCAAAGATGTGATTACATTAATGAGCACACAATCCATCTTAAATAATGTGCAAATATTCGCAGAGTTTGACTCGAATTTACCCCAGATTTGTTGTGAAGAAGCACAGTTAAAGCAAGTATTTTTAAATCTGTTTAAAAATGCCATTGAAGCTATGCCGGATGGAGGAAATATACATCTGAAGCTGAAAGAAAATGAAAAAGGTGCCATTCTTATTCAGGTGATTGATGAAGGCGTGGGAATTCCCCCTGAACGAATCCCTACACTAGGAGAACCGTTTTATACGACGAAAGAAAAAGGAACTGGCTTAGGACTCATGACTTGTTATAAGATCATTGAATCACATAAAGGAGAGTTATCAATACATAGTGAAGTAAACAAAGGAACAACTATTGAAATTCTTATCCCGACAATGACACAGCCGCTTTTAAAAAGGGAGTTGGTTTAA
- a CDS encoding YpiB family protein translates to MNWISTTKKGEFLKWFLDHHQLKNKEARRLIEYIQKNHHLLKNLSFTESVHPKERTIMISSISSDEPGFHFYSNGLKTEDVSRAFGSLMSNPADKIFVILHYFGKHSDHRYTQLVETQRIHSIKKFEQSEKDAKATDLVVEIALLKSQINKALDDRNEELFHELVKQLKELQK, encoded by the coding sequence ATGAATTGGATATCAACCACTAAAAAAGGTGAATTTCTAAAATGGTTTTTAGACCATCATCAATTAAAAAACAAGGAAGCACGGAGACTTATTGAATATATTCAAAAGAATCATCATCTCCTCAAGAATTTATCTTTTACCGAATCCGTACACCCTAAAGAACGCACCATCATGATCTCCAGTATCAGCTCAGATGAACCCGGCTTCCATTTTTATTCTAACGGTCTCAAAACCGAAGATGTTTCAAGAGCTTTTGGATCGTTAATGAGTAACCCGGCTGACAAGATATTCGTTATCCTTCACTATTTTGGAAAACATTCTGACCATCGCTATACACAGCTTGTTGAAACACAACGTATCCATTCTATCAAAAAATTTGAGCAGTCTGAAAAAGACGCAAAAGCTACAGACCTTGTTGTTGAGATTGCATTATTAAAAAGTCAAATTAACAAGGCACTCGATGACCGTAACGAAGAGCTCTTCCATGAATTGGTGAAACAACTGAAGGAATTGCAAAAATAA
- a CDS encoding class I SAM-dependent methyltransferase gives MTEKAYDQLLNIDTDEEQKGFHKSFHYHRYEPTPYQGLEQLFQYYKLTDSDRLVDFGCGKGRLPIFVHHLFHSPVAGVEMDNRFYEAAVKNRNRYITKTKKNGNQIVFHHCLAEEYPINPADNRFYFFNPFSVQIFMKVIRNILQSVEKKEREVELILYYAAEEYLYYLDNKTPFILKEEMKINGLYEHNPNERFLIYHLESYED, from the coding sequence ATGACAGAAAAGGCGTATGATCAATTACTTAATATTGACACAGATGAAGAACAGAAGGGATTTCACAAATCGTTTCATTATCACCGGTATGAACCTACTCCTTATCAAGGGTTAGAACAATTATTTCAGTACTATAAACTGACAGACAGTGATCGCTTAGTTGATTTTGGTTGTGGAAAGGGGAGATTGCCTATTTTTGTGCATCACTTATTTCACTCACCAGTTGCAGGAGTCGAAATGGACAATCGATTTTATGAAGCTGCTGTAAAGAACCGCAACAGGTATATCACGAAAACAAAGAAAAATGGAAATCAAATTGTTTTTCACCATTGTTTAGCCGAGGAATATCCAATAAACCCGGCAGACAATCGATTTTATTTCTTTAATCCTTTCTCTGTTCAAATTTTCATGAAAGTAATCCGAAACATTCTACAGTCTGTTGAAAAAAAGGAACGGGAAGTTGAATTGATTTTATACTATGCAGCAGAAGAGTATCTTTATTATTTGGATAATAAAACTCCTTTCATATTAAAAGAAGAAATGAAAATAAATGGGTTATATGAACATAATCCAAATGAGAGGTTTTTAATTTATCATTTGGAAAGTTATGAAGACTAA